A genomic region of Planococcus kocurii contains the following coding sequences:
- the hisC gene encoding histidinol-phosphate transaminase has product MTSSHTIKARKTLDKIQPYSPGKPIWEVQKELGLDRVIKLASNENPLGPSPKAVAAIQNGLAELNRYPDADASALKKAIANKFQVTPQQVITTNGADELITLISEAFLEAGDEVIVPSPSFSEYDFGAHIMGATVVPVKFKEGFEYDVDALLAAVTEKTKIIYICTPNNPTGTYIPKSDLDTLVEAIDNVLVVIDAAYDHFADAADYTNGVEYINAGQSVVTLETFSKIYGIAGVRVGFGIAPESIIQSILKVKEPFNVNTLAQIAATAAIEDTEHVQTSQETNKAGREQLYKAFKDLGLTYVESMANFVLVQLGEDGEELYKQLMANGVIVRHGKIWDLPDYIRVSVGTTEENQFFIDVLKGLLVKQA; this is encoded by the coding sequence ATGACAAGCTCACATACGATTAAAGCACGTAAAACATTAGACAAAATTCAACCATACTCACCAGGAAAGCCAATTTGGGAAGTGCAAAAAGAATTAGGACTTGATCGTGTCATTAAATTGGCGTCTAACGAAAATCCATTAGGGCCTTCGCCTAAAGCGGTAGCAGCGATTCAAAATGGATTGGCAGAACTAAACCGTTACCCTGATGCAGATGCGAGCGCATTGAAAAAAGCCATTGCTAACAAATTTCAAGTAACTCCTCAACAAGTAATTACAACAAATGGTGCTGACGAATTGATTACGTTGATTTCTGAAGCTTTTCTCGAAGCTGGAGATGAAGTCATTGTTCCGTCTCCGTCATTCAGTGAATATGATTTTGGTGCACATATTATGGGTGCCACAGTTGTACCGGTCAAATTCAAAGAAGGATTTGAATATGATGTAGATGCGTTACTAGCAGCAGTAACAGAAAAAACCAAAATTATTTACATCTGTACGCCGAACAATCCAACAGGTACGTATATACCAAAATCAGATTTGGATACATTAGTAGAAGCGATTGATAACGTATTGGTCGTTATTGATGCGGCTTACGATCATTTCGCTGATGCCGCGGACTACACAAATGGTGTGGAATACATCAACGCGGGACAGTCAGTCGTAACATTGGAGACCTTCTCAAAAATTTATGGTATTGCTGGAGTACGAGTTGGCTTTGGAATCGCTCCTGAATCAATCATTCAATCGATTTTAAAAGTAAAAGAACCGTTTAACGTCAATACATTAGCGCAAATTGCAGCAACTGCAGCAATTGAAGATACTGAACATGTACAGACTTCCCAAGAAACCAATAAAGCAGGACGCGAACAACTATACAAAGCCTTTAAAGACCTAGGGTTAACGTACGTTGAAAGCATGGCCAACTTCGTATTAGTGCAGCTGGGCGAAGATGGCGAAGAACTGTACAAACAGTTAATGGCGAACGGAGTTATCGTTCGTCACGGAAAAATTTGGGACTTACCTGATTACATCCGTGTTTCTGTTGGGACGACAGAAGAAAATCAGTTCTTTATTGACGTTTTAAAAGGATTATTAGTTAAACAAGCATAA
- a CDS encoding SurA N-terminal domain-containing protein — translation MMKKMKFVFAPILLLLTLGACSDQEETKSEENTAPETTEETAGENTPTESALELPEQKDVVVVVNEEEILGKVYNSVARQLESSLTAQGQNVSEDENAALVKEQALSVLIGNKVILQDAAKKGYQADEKIVEECLEELKGQFESTEVMDKALKETGFTLADMEVQLREQSIYEQYVAEEVTAGEVTDEEVKTAYEGFAETSEEEAPAFEEMEPTIRTSLEEQKTQEAVVVQIEELKKTAEIEVNI, via the coding sequence ATGATGAAGAAAATGAAATTTGTGTTCGCCCCAATTCTTTTATTGCTAACATTAGGCGCGTGCTCTGATCAGGAAGAAACTAAATCCGAAGAAAATACTGCGCCTGAAACGACTGAAGAAACAGCAGGTGAAAACACTCCTACCGAATCAGCTTTAGAATTACCGGAGCAAAAAGATGTAGTTGTTGTCGTGAATGAGGAAGAAATTTTGGGCAAAGTTTATAATAGTGTGGCTCGTCAACTAGAATCGTCATTAACTGCACAAGGTCAAAATGTGTCCGAAGATGAAAATGCTGCCCTTGTAAAAGAACAGGCATTGTCCGTATTGATTGGTAACAAAGTAATCTTGCAAGACGCAGCAAAAAAAGGCTATCAAGCAGATGAAAAAATAGTTGAAGAGTGCTTAGAAGAACTAAAGGGTCAGTTTGAATCGACAGAGGTAATGGACAAAGCCTTAAAAGAAACTGGCTTTACGCTAGCTGACATGGAAGTTCAGCTTCGTGAACAGTCGATTTACGAGCAGTATGTTGCAGAAGAGGTAACAGCAGGAGAAGTGACAGACGAAGAAGTGAAAACAGCTTATGAGGGCTTTGCAGAAACTTCTGAAGAAGAAGCACCCGCTTTTGAAGAAATGGAACCGACAATCCGCACATCTCTCGAAGAGCAAAAAACACAAGAGGCTGTAGTTGTTCAAATTGAAGAACTAAAGAAAACAGCTGAAATAGAAGTTAACATCTAA
- a CDS encoding DUF6509 family protein — MQITDYVFHKINDPTGIMVGDRYEFLLNVEVDEEDELYTEGGLELRVIIAAEEAGARIAHYNFIDKQTRGALEFGLEDEEEEEILAYCSEKLA, encoded by the coding sequence ATGCAAATTACAGATTATGTGTTTCACAAAATTAACGACCCTACAGGAATTATGGTGGGTGACCGTTACGAATTCTTGTTGAATGTTGAAGTTGATGAAGAAGATGAGTTATATACAGAGGGCGGCTTAGAACTGCGTGTTATTATTGCTGCAGAAGAAGCAGGAGCTCGTATCGCACATTACAACTTTATCGATAAGCAAACAAGAGGTGCACTTGAGTTTGGACTTGAAGATGAGGAAGAAGAAGAAATTCTTGCTTACTGTTCAGAAAAACTAGCATAA
- a CDS encoding SDR family oxidoreductase — MNVLVIGANGQVGRNVVKELSEANHQATAMVRKEDQIDKMKELGAANVVLGDLEKDFSAAFEGVDAVIFAAGSGPKTGADKTLTIDLWGSVKAAQYAQDNGVKRFVQLGSVGSDNPDAGGEAMKPYLVAKRTADDLLKATNLDYTIVRPGALSDEDKSGKIEVSSNGFSSLEGRSIPRADVAKVLVDVLDRNNTYHKTFEVLQGEQPVGDQLETL, encoded by the coding sequence ATGAACGTACTAGTTATTGGAGCAAACGGTCAAGTCGGCCGCAACGTTGTCAAAGAATTATCAGAAGCAAATCATCAAGCAACCGCTATGGTCCGTAAAGAAGATCAAATTGATAAAATGAAAGAACTTGGTGCTGCTAATGTCGTATTGGGCGATTTAGAAAAAGATTTCAGTGCCGCTTTTGAAGGCGTAGATGCCGTGATTTTCGCAGCCGGATCTGGTCCAAAAACAGGGGCTGATAAAACCTTAACCATTGATTTATGGGGTTCTGTGAAAGCAGCTCAATACGCACAAGACAACGGCGTTAAACGCTTTGTGCAACTTGGCTCAGTTGGCTCAGACAATCCGGATGCGGGTGGCGAGGCGATGAAGCCTTATCTAGTAGCAAAACGCACAGCAGATGACCTCCTGAAAGCTACTAATTTGGATTATACAATCGTTCGTCCTGGAGCTCTTTCAGACGAAGACAAGTCAGGTAAAATCGAGGTTTCTTCAAATGGGTTTTCTTCTCTTGAAGGAAGATCAATTCCAAGAGCAGACGTCGCTAAAGTCTTAGTAGATGTACTCGATCGCAACAATACGTATCACAAAACATTTGAAGTACTGCAAGGCGAGCAGCCTGTTGGCGACCAATTAGAGACTTTATAA
- a CDS encoding nucleotide excision repair endonuclease, with protein MINIQPPKADVTITQRKQEITGDEAVIKPLFGFIDLHDVPRDKGGIIQFFNHSGELLFVGKARKLRQRVKKHFEDSVSPLKNHREEVYRITVSIIEDPMERDIYETYLINTEKAKYNVDKVFYKEQE; from the coding sequence ATGATTAATATTCAACCACCAAAAGCGGATGTGACGATTACACAGCGCAAACAAGAAATTACAGGTGACGAAGCTGTCATCAAACCATTATTCGGCTTTATCGATTTGCACGATGTTCCACGCGATAAAGGCGGCATCATTCAATTTTTTAACCACAGTGGAGAACTATTGTTTGTCGGAAAAGCCCGCAAACTACGCCAACGTGTAAAAAAACATTTCGAAGATTCAGTATCGCCATTGAAGAATCATCGTGAAGAAGTTTACCGCATTACCGTTTCCATTATAGAAGATCCAATGGAGCGCGACATCTACGAAACGTATTTGATTAACACAGAAAAAGCCAAATACAATGTAGACAAAGTATTTTACAAAGAACAAGAATAA
- a CDS encoding GNAT family N-acetyltransferase, with the protein MKIIQQEVAKDRDFIRKKIIEHNVANLPGEANSPFEQMSFIVRNEEEVIIGGLTTTGFWRSLHIDFLWVDPAFRGTGIGEKLMARAEIYARSKEYRMMIVDTFSFQAPEFYKKQGFSEIGVVNNHPVGHNHYYLEKWLLDSSRQ; encoded by the coding sequence ATGAAAATTATTCAACAGGAAGTGGCGAAAGACCGAGATTTTATACGGAAGAAAATTATTGAACACAATGTCGCCAATTTGCCGGGAGAAGCGAACTCCCCATTTGAACAAATGAGTTTTATCGTGCGTAATGAAGAAGAGGTAATTATAGGCGGTTTAACAACCACCGGTTTTTGGCGCAGTCTTCACATCGATTTCCTGTGGGTTGACCCAGCATTTAGAGGTACCGGTATTGGAGAAAAATTGATGGCACGGGCAGAAATTTATGCGCGCAGTAAAGAATATCGAATGATGATTGTCGACACCTTCAGTTTTCAAGCGCCTGAATTTTATAAGAAACAGGGATTTTCGGAAATTGGTGTAGTTAACAATCATCCAGTAGGCCATAACCATTACTATTTAGAAAAATGGCTCTTGGATTCATCAAGACAATAA
- a CDS encoding dimethylarginine dimethylaminohydrolase family protein: protein MSSTIKESLSARCQSEYDSLRRVLLCPPRFMEIKDVINDVQKRYKDENIDIDKALNQHNEFVQALLDRGVQTDLIEPAENYPEQVFTRDIGFTIGDSVFISEMASEIRQGEEQELRKWMQTRDVNFKNLTGHRIEGGDVIIDRDTVFVGISSRTSKKAIGDLQRELPDFKVLPISFNEKYLHLDCVFNILSPTEALIFPEALDRATVEMLAERYTLIRVNEKEQFALGTNVLSIGNRQVFSQPQNTQVNKQLTSRGFHVIEVDYSEIIKSGGAFRCCTMPLIRV from the coding sequence ATGTCATCAACTATAAAAGAAAGTCTATCTGCACGTTGCCAGAGCGAATACGATTCGCTTCGGCGTGTTTTGTTATGCCCGCCACGCTTTATGGAGATAAAAGATGTCATCAATGATGTTCAGAAAAGGTATAAGGACGAAAATATCGATATAGACAAAGCACTCAATCAACACAATGAATTTGTTCAAGCGTTACTTGATCGTGGTGTTCAAACCGATTTGATTGAGCCTGCTGAAAATTATCCGGAACAAGTATTTACACGAGATATTGGATTTACCATTGGAGACTCGGTGTTTATTAGCGAAATGGCCTCTGAAATTCGCCAAGGCGAAGAACAAGAACTTCGAAAGTGGATGCAAACACGTGATGTCAACTTCAAAAATTTGACAGGTCATCGCATCGAAGGCGGTGATGTCATCATCGATCGCGACACTGTCTTTGTCGGTATCAGCAGCCGTACTTCCAAAAAAGCTATCGGTGATTTACAGCGTGAGCTACCGGATTTTAAAGTCCTGCCTATTTCGTTTAATGAAAAATACCTGCACCTTGACTGTGTCTTTAATATCTTGTCACCAACAGAAGCACTCATTTTTCCTGAAGCGCTCGATAGGGCTACTGTCGAAATGCTCGCTGAGCGCTATACATTAATTCGTGTCAATGAGAAAGAGCAGTTTGCTTTAGGCACCAACGTACTGTCTATTGGCAATCGCCAAGTTTTCAGCCAGCCGCAGAACACACAAGTGAATAAGCAATTAACTTCCCGCGGCTTCCATGTAATTGAAGTCGATTATTCCGAAATTATCAAATCCGGTGGTGCTTTCCGTTGCTGCACTATGCCTTTGATACGCGTGTAA
- a CDS encoding anthranilate synthase component II, which produces MILLIDHYDSFTYNIYQAVAAMGVEVEVVRSDVLTLEEIKAKNPKAIILSPGPGHPLELPESIKLIQEVHQSIPILGICLGQQLIGAAFGGNVVEAPFIRHGKVSQVSHVRQGLFKNMPLPLPVMRYHSLVLEPETLADCLEVQARALDDDTIMAVKHRDYPVYGIQFHPESIGTPDGVALMKEFVIQVHEEVASRL; this is translated from the coding sequence ATGATTCTGTTAATCGATCATTATGATTCTTTTACTTATAATATTTATCAAGCTGTTGCTGCTATGGGAGTGGAAGTAGAAGTGGTCCGTTCCGATGTGTTAACACTAGAGGAAATTAAAGCCAAAAACCCGAAAGCAATTATTCTTTCACCGGGACCTGGTCACCCACTGGAATTGCCTGAATCGATTAAACTAATTCAAGAGGTGCACCAATCGATTCCAATTTTAGGGATTTGCTTAGGGCAGCAACTAATTGGAGCAGCATTTGGCGGAAATGTTGTCGAAGCACCATTTATCCGACATGGTAAAGTGTCTCAAGTATCACATGTTCGGCAAGGGTTGTTTAAGAATATGCCACTGCCACTACCGGTCATGCGTTATCATTCACTTGTATTAGAGCCCGAAACTTTGGCTGATTGTTTAGAGGTACAAGCGCGGGCACTCGATGACGACACGATTATGGCTGTTAAACATCGGGACTATCCGGTTTATGGAATCCAGTTCCATCCAGAGTCGATTGGTACGCCGGACGGGGTAGCATTGATGAAAGAATTTGTTATACAGGTCCATGAGGAAGTAGCGAGTCGTTTATAG
- the trpE gene encoding anthranilate synthase component I codes for MSKEMKMRKIDGDSLTPIAVFNRLVGERKCLLESSLKTSVTGRYSFIGANPSVGYIGHGQQLREIDFRTGAEKIYEGKPLELIKARMPRYEAEVEGLPFTGGALGYIGYDAIQVYEPIKAPKEDSLQMPDIHLQIYETIVVFDHVKNDVTILTFEDKLDEIEQQLAIPEQAAMAVNQESLQFDSKTSDAFFRKQVEQAKDHIRKGDVFQLVLSQRLTASYKGDAFALYRKLRKQNPSPYQFFIDFDGYAIVGASPESLLTIRGSHMITNPIAGTRKRGETDLEDNRLAEELASDEKEQAEHKMLVDLSRNDVGRVAQIGTVEVPKYMVIEKYQHVMHLVSEVTGQLDKKMHPLDALVSCLPAGTVSGAPKVRAMQLIQEFEEERRGVYGGAIGYLGFNGNLDVALAIRTFVVKDGMVHVQAGAGIVFDSDPQAEYEETLHKARSLTEVFG; via the coding sequence ATGAGTAAAGAAATGAAAATGAGAAAAATTGATGGGGACTCTTTAACACCGATTGCTGTGTTTAACCGACTAGTTGGGGAACGTAAATGCCTGTTAGAAAGTTCGTTAAAAACAAGTGTTACGGGTCGTTATTCGTTTATCGGAGCAAATCCGTCTGTTGGTTATATTGGTCACGGTCAACAATTGCGTGAAATTGATTTTCGAACAGGCGCTGAGAAAATCTACGAGGGAAAACCATTAGAGTTGATCAAAGCACGAATGCCTCGTTACGAAGCAGAAGTAGAGGGACTGCCTTTTACAGGAGGGGCCCTTGGATATATCGGTTATGATGCGATTCAAGTGTATGAACCAATCAAAGCACCAAAAGAAGATAGCTTGCAGATGCCGGATATTCATTTACAAATCTATGAAACCATTGTGGTGTTCGATCACGTAAAAAATGATGTGACCATTTTAACGTTTGAAGACAAGCTTGATGAAATTGAACAACAATTAGCCATTCCTGAACAAGCGGCTATGGCAGTAAATCAGGAATCACTACAATTCGACTCCAAAACGAGTGATGCTTTTTTCCGTAAACAGGTAGAACAAGCAAAAGACCATATTCGTAAAGGTGATGTTTTTCAATTGGTTTTGTCGCAGCGCTTAACGGCAAGTTACAAAGGAGATGCCTTTGCGTTATACCGGAAATTACGCAAACAAAATCCATCTCCCTATCAATTCTTTATCGATTTTGATGGCTATGCAATTGTCGGTGCGTCACCTGAAAGTTTGTTAACAATCCGGGGCAGCCACATGATAACAAATCCGATTGCTGGCACACGAAAACGCGGTGAGACCGACCTTGAGGACAATCGATTGGCAGAAGAACTAGCTAGTGACGAAAAAGAGCAAGCAGAGCATAAAATGCTAGTAGACCTCAGCCGCAACGATGTAGGACGTGTCGCACAAATTGGAACTGTAGAAGTACCGAAATATATGGTTATTGAAAAATACCAACACGTGATGCATCTGGTGTCGGAAGTAACAGGACAGCTGGATAAAAAAATGCACCCATTAGATGCTTTAGTATCCTGCTTGCCTGCGGGGACGGTGTCAGGCGCTCCGAAAGTACGCGCTATGCAATTGATACAAGAATTTGAAGAAGAGCGCAGAGGAGTCTACGGGGGAGCTATTGGCTACTTAGGATTTAATGGCAATCTAGATGTCGCACTGGCAATTCGTACTTTTGTCGTTAAAGATGGAATGGTCCATGTCCAAGCAGGGGCAGGCATTGTCTTTGATTCAGACCCACAAGCAGAGTATGAGGAAACGCTTCATAAAGCGCGTTCACTCACGGAGGTGTTCGGATGA
- a CDS encoding cell wall hydrolase, translating to MKNFKALLFALFTVLFLGFSQTSVEAHSPDLHEGVSGQDVKELQSTLGKLGYFHTTATGYYGSVTKNAVMQFQRDFNVSATGFTGPLTRKKITEVEMMARVVNGEARGESYTGQVAVAAVILNRIDSSAFPNSIDQVIFQRNAFTAINDGQYNLKPSASSYQAVKAAVKGSDPSLGSTYYYNPSGVTDTWIFSRTTITKIGKHVFAK from the coding sequence ATGAAAAATTTTAAAGCACTATTGTTTGCTTTGTTTACGGTTTTATTTTTAGGTTTTTCTCAAACGTCTGTGGAAGCACATTCGCCAGATTTACACGAAGGTGTTTCTGGACAAGATGTAAAAGAACTACAATCTACATTAGGGAAATTAGGTTATTTCCATACGACAGCTACAGGTTATTATGGTTCTGTAACTAAAAATGCAGTTATGCAGTTTCAGCGTGACTTTAATGTCTCAGCTACGGGCTTTACGGGACCGTTAACACGTAAAAAAATAACAGAAGTTGAGATGATGGCACGTGTTGTAAATGGAGAAGCACGAGGAGAGAGTTATACCGGACAAGTTGCGGTAGCAGCTGTTATCCTAAATCGTATCGACTCTTCTGCGTTTCCAAACAGTATAGATCAGGTTATTTTCCAACGTAATGCGTTTACTGCCATAAATGATGGGCAGTATAATTTGAAACCGAGTGCATCGTCTTACCAGGCTGTAAAGGCTGCGGTGAAGGGATCTGACCCATCACTTGGTTCAACTTATTACTATAACCCGAGCGGTGTTACGGATACATGGATTTTCTCACGCACGACGATTACGAAAATCGGTAAGCATGTATTTGCAAAATAG
- a CDS encoding dihydrofolate reductase family protein, producing the protein MENNRKVVCYIATSVDGYIATTEDSLDWLFKAAEGQEGDMGYAEFIATIDTVVLGRRTYDWVMAAENGQFPYQDKMSYVFTSTVAEEHAFVTFTDQTVSDFVKALKEKSGKDIWVVGGSGLLHSFVEENLIDEWIISIAPVLLGKGIPLFKEVNVESSLKLKSVKSYGDFVQLHYKKL; encoded by the coding sequence ATGGAAAACAACAGAAAAGTGGTTTGTTACATTGCTACGAGTGTAGATGGATATATTGCAACAACAGAAGACTCACTGGACTGGCTGTTCAAAGCAGCGGAAGGACAAGAAGGAGATATGGGTTACGCTGAATTCATAGCTACCATTGATACGGTAGTGCTAGGACGCAGAACGTATGATTGGGTAATGGCAGCGGAAAATGGTCAATTTCCTTATCAAGATAAAATGAGTTATGTTTTTACATCAACAGTTGCTGAGGAACATGCATTTGTCACGTTTACAGATCAAACGGTTTCAGACTTTGTAAAAGCACTCAAAGAAAAGTCAGGGAAAGATATTTGGGTAGTTGGCGGTAGCGGGTTGCTTCATAGTTTCGTCGAAGAAAACCTAATTGATGAATGGATCATTTCCATCGCCCCGGTATTACTTGGCAAAGGTATTCCGTTATTCAAAGAGGTCAATGTGGAATCCTCTCTGAAGCTCAAATCGGTAAAATCGTATGGAGACTTTGTACAGCTTCATTATAAAAAATTATAA
- a CDS encoding metallophosphoesterase family protein translates to MKKIVIVSDTHIPFRAKKLPQQLVDACQEADFIIHAGDWQTMDVYHELAAYAEIDGVTGNVDPWDILEKFGRKKIFTFGDLKVGVVHGDSDRKPTEQQAYDTFSDDDVDIIVFGHSHTPVIREVDGVTLFNPGSPTDKRRQQQYSFGLLEIDDSWELKHVFFDKEN, encoded by the coding sequence ATGAAGAAGATTGTTATTGTTTCAGATACACATATTCCATTTCGCGCTAAAAAACTACCTCAGCAACTGGTGGATGCATGCCAAGAAGCTGACTTTATCATTCACGCAGGTGATTGGCAAACGATGGATGTCTATCATGAATTAGCAGCTTATGCTGAAATTGATGGCGTCACTGGCAATGTCGATCCGTGGGACATTCTTGAAAAGTTTGGCCGCAAAAAGATTTTTACCTTCGGAGACTTGAAAGTCGGAGTCGTTCACGGTGACAGTGACCGTAAACCGACCGAACAGCAAGCTTATGACACGTTTAGCGATGACGATGTGGACATTATCGTTTTCGGACATTCCCATACACCCGTCATACGAGAAGTTGATGGTGTGACATTATTTAATCCTGGCTCACCAACCGATAAGCGCAGGCAGCAACAATATTCTTTTGGTTTATTAGAAATAGACGATTCGTGGGAACTCAAACACGTTTTCTTTGATAAAGAAAATTAG
- a CDS encoding STAS domain-containing protein, with protein sequence METAHEAKGFGNFDDAAAYILQLLSKQIGINSLFIAKNDGETNKIIKAHNSSKSLVEEGSSMPLPQSYCSLSINHGPTPLIIEDVSASELTRSMAITKNYGQGTFIGVPVYYSDRTVYGTICGLDDQSHKLSEEDLSTFEMMSTLLTYVLELEKANQQIQTLTAPIVPVTKGVAIVPVIGEITASRAEVIIKHVLGKCSQESMDYLIIDVSGVLQINSTVGEYLLKLVNILKVIGVTPVITGIQPFMALKVPHFAAALKGVMIEANLETALKQLGFVLIKECKEKSDSH encoded by the coding sequence ATGGAAACTGCGCATGAAGCAAAAGGTTTTGGTAACTTTGATGATGCAGCTGCCTATATTTTGCAGTTGCTAAGCAAGCAAATTGGCATTAATTCCTTATTTATTGCTAAAAATGATGGCGAGACAAATAAGATTATTAAAGCACATAATAGCAGTAAGAGCCTTGTAGAAGAAGGGAGTTCGATGCCACTCCCTCAGTCTTACTGCAGTTTGAGCATAAATCACGGACCTACTCCGTTAATCATAGAAGATGTTTCAGCAAGTGAGTTAACTCGTTCGATGGCTATTACAAAAAACTATGGTCAAGGTACATTCATCGGCGTTCCAGTTTATTACAGCGATCGTACGGTTTATGGTACGATTTGCGGACTAGATGATCAATCCCATAAACTTTCTGAGGAAGACCTTTCTACTTTTGAAATGATGTCGACTTTATTGACCTATGTATTAGAACTTGAGAAAGCCAATCAGCAAATTCAAACACTGACTGCGCCTATCGTGCCAGTAACTAAAGGTGTAGCAATCGTTCCTGTTATAGGTGAAATTACAGCTTCGCGTGCAGAAGTTATCATCAAGCACGTACTTGGAAAATGTAGCCAAGAATCTATGGATTATTTGATTATCGATGTTTCAGGTGTCTTACAAATCAACTCTACTGTTGGGGAATACTTACTAAAATTGGTTAATATCCTGAAAGTAATTGGTGTCACGCCGGTTATTACGGGAATTCAGCCTTTTATGGCGTTAAAAGTGCCACATTTTGCGGCTGCACTAAAAGGGGTCATGATTGAAGCTAATTTAGAGACAGCTTTAAAACAGCTTGGGTTCGTACTGATAAAAGAGTGCAAAGAAAAATCAGACTCTCATTGA
- a CDS encoding thiol-disulfide oxidoreductase DCC family protein has protein sequence MEHAIVLFDGDCNFCDSSVQFIINHDPAGYYQFASLQSEIGQELSRKFKVPGDVDSLVLIKDGQAFVKSEGALMISHHLTGLWKLAHYLKPFPRVVRDGAYDIIAKNRYKVFGKLDSCMLPPPHIRKRFLDK, from the coding sequence ATGGAACATGCCATCGTATTATTTGATGGAGACTGCAATTTTTGCGATTCAAGCGTTCAATTTATCATCAATCATGATCCCGCTGGCTATTATCAGTTTGCTTCGTTGCAAAGTGAGATTGGCCAAGAACTTTCAAGGAAATTCAAAGTACCGGGAGATGTCGATAGTTTAGTATTGATCAAGGATGGACAGGCGTTTGTGAAATCTGAAGGGGCTTTAATGATTTCGCATCACTTAACAGGTCTCTGGAAATTGGCGCATTACTTGAAACCATTTCCACGAGTAGTTCGTGACGGCGCGTATGACATTATCGCTAAAAATCGGTATAAAGTATTCGGCAAGTTGGATAGCTGCATGCTGCCCCCTCCTCACATACGCAAACGATTTCTGGACAAATAA
- a CDS encoding DUF4440 domain-containing protein → MDRLKEEIYRLECSHLEPECWVSTDKLSEVLDDEFFEFGSSGGLIKRQDFEGDFPSNPDPMAIHFFEMHKLGPDAVLTTYQITNLKTGKLTNRSSVWKKRENGWRLFFHQGTVSASNVFE, encoded by the coding sequence ATGGATAGATTGAAAGAAGAAATTTATAGGCTTGAATGCAGCCACTTGGAGCCGGAGTGTTGGGTTTCAACCGATAAGTTAAGTGAAGTGCTGGACGATGAGTTTTTTGAATTTGGCAGTTCTGGAGGTCTTATTAAACGTCAGGATTTTGAAGGGGATTTTCCATCAAATCCCGACCCAATGGCTATTCATTTTTTCGAAATGCACAAATTAGGTCCAGATGCTGTGCTGACCACGTACCAAATAACCAACTTAAAGACGGGAAAGCTGACGAACCGGAGTTCTGTCTGGAAAAAACGAGAAAATGGCTGGAGATTATTTTTCCATCAAGGAACAGTTTCAGCTAGCAACGTGTTTGAATAA
- a CDS encoding TraR/DksA C4-type zinc finger protein has product MTDEQLKKLKKQLVEQVESLEERVEHTEEFETTELSNYDNHPADNATDLYDQERGLAMTQFKEEELADAKAALAAIEDGSYGTCSVCGKEIPFERLEALPTALTCIDHADQHPDLESRPSEEDVLQASTAQPVKKEDDGIRDYQDSFEDVEDFGSSDTPQDQPSEDSQDFFKDDK; this is encoded by the coding sequence ATGACAGATGAACAACTAAAGAAATTGAAAAAGCAATTAGTAGAACAAGTAGAATCACTAGAAGAACGCGTAGAGCATACAGAAGAGTTTGAGACGACCGAACTTTCAAACTACGATAATCATCCTGCTGACAATGCCACAGATTTATACGATCAAGAACGCGGTCTGGCGATGACTCAGTTTAAAGAAGAAGAATTAGCAGACGCTAAAGCAGCTCTAGCTGCAATTGAAGACGGTAGCTACGGGACGTGTTCAGTGTGTGGCAAAGAAATTCCGTTTGAACGATTGGAAGCATTGCCAACCGCGTTGACTTGTATCGATCACGCAGATCAACATCCGGATTTGGAAAGTCGCCCATCTGAAGAAGATGTTCTACAGGCTTCCACAGCACAGCCTGTCAAAAAAGAAGACGACGGCATTCGAGACTACCAAGATAGTTTTGAAGATGTAGAGGATTTTGGCTCGTCGGATACACCGCAAGATCAACCAAGCGAAGATTCACAAGATTTTTTCAAAGACGATAAATAA